From a single Hoplias malabaricus isolate fHopMal1 unplaced genomic scaffold, fHopMal1.hap1 scaffold_446, whole genome shotgun sequence genomic region:
- the LOC136684546 gene encoding calphotin-like: MSNQTKDAANMDCFFKETFNKAANQATPVPVKAANQAAPVPVKAANPAAPVPVKAAPATPVPVKGASASPVPMKTASATPISVKVANPATPVPVKVASADPVPVKVAPAAPVLEMAASAAPVPVKAASAAPVSEKAASASPVPAKAATYAAPVPAKAATSATPVPVSAATCAALVPVYTTTSATPVPVSAATSATPVPVSAATSTASVPELAASSSTHVPVLVASPATFVPVTVASSTSAPVTVAPATSVHAPRSAPRTSGQIPRTVPSMAPQIFASPGHSPVVLAPLSVPVLVPVSVHIPVPVSAFVSVPSQYPASVLSPVLSPFQSPVSNYVQCPVLSQFPSSVQPQSHVKSCDTTPILSSPLHLLSCPESSLLFPLLGGVGVRAP; encoded by the exons ATGTCCAACCAAACAAAGGATGCAGCTAACATGGACTGTTTTTTCAAGGAGACTTTCAATAAG GCGGCCAACCAggccactcctgttcctgtgaaggcggccaaccaggccgctcctgttcccgtgaaggcggcgaaccccgccgctcctgtccctgtgaaggcggcacccgccactcctgtccctgtgaaggggGCATCAGCCTCTCCTGTCCCTATGAAGACGGCATCAGCCACTCCTATTTCTGTGAAGGTGGCGAACCCAGCCACTCCAGTCCCTGTGAAGGTGGCATCTGCCGATCCAGTCCCTGTGAAggtggcacccgccgctcctgttctCGAGATGGCGGCatctgccgctcctgtccctgtgaaggcggcatccGCCGCTCCTGTTTCAGAGAAGGCGGCATCCGCCTCTCCGGTTCCTGCGAAGGCGGCGACCTATGCTGCTCCAGTTCCTGCAAAGGCAGCGACCTCCGCCACTCCGGTTCCTGTGTCAGCGGCGACCTGCGCCGCTCTGGTTCCTGTGTACACGACGACCTCCGCCACTCCGGTTCCTGTGTCAGCAGCGACCTCCGCCACTCCGGTTCCTGTGTCAGCGGCGACCTCCACCGCTTCAGTTCCTGAGTTAGCAGCTTCCTCATCCACTCATGTTCCTGTGCTGGTGGCATCCCCTGCCACTTTtgttcctgtgactgtggcttcgtCCACTTctgcacctgtgactgtggccccagCCACTTCAGTTCATGCCCCTAggtcggccccaaggacttcggggcagATCCCTAGAACTGTACCCAGTATGGCCCCTCAGatttttgccagtcctgggcactccCCTGTTGTCTTGGctcctctgtctgtccctgttctagtccctgtctctgtccacatccctgtacctgtgtctgcttttgtctctgtccca tcccagtacccagcctcagtcctgtcacctgtcctgtctccattccagtccccagtCTCTAATTATGTCCAGTGCCCAGTCTTGTCTCAGTTCCCGTCCAGTGTGCAACCCCAATCTCATGTCAAGTCCTGTGACACCACTCCCATCCTGTCTAGTCCTCTCCA tctcctgtcctgtcccgagTCCAGTCTTCTGTTTCCG CTTCTGGGGGGTGTAGGTGTACGTGCCCCGTGA